One part of the Lotus japonicus ecotype B-129 chromosome 2, LjGifu_v1.2 genome encodes these proteins:
- the LOC130737552 gene encoding serine/threonine-protein phosphatase 7 long form homolog: MALATLYDQLGQSSRSGVKQMGGYTSLLLAWVFEHFPDRLIRRYASLNYTEDQPRACRWMESRSGHARLDERRVLLDELTEDDVIWTPYEAHREWRQRDERILFSGYIRCPYPLAVRPHLPERVMRQFGYIHTISRHPSVIDRSSAAEAVDATFADYVPYLFPESDPVIEEGHAVGGYMDWYARVSHCFIIPDERRIDLSAVAALRRALEVLELSFEVDDALLPCTQARALTERALRILQDLAGTQGIAYAAGR, from the exons atggcccttgccacgttgtacgaccagcttgGGCAGTCCTCGCGTAGCGGGGTCAAACAGATGGGCGGTTACACGTCCCTGTTGTTGGCTTGGGTCTTCGAGCACTTCCCAGACAGGCTTATTCGCCGGTATGCGAGCCTGAATTACACAGAGGACCAGCCCAGAGCTTGTAGGTGGATGGAGTCACGGTCGGGGCATGCTAGGCTGGACGAGAGGCGAGTACTACTTGATGAGTTGACGGAAGACGACGTCATTTGGACTCCATATGAGGCTCACAGGGAATGGCGACAGCGGGATGAGAGGATTTTGTTCTCAGGCTACATTCGGTGTCCATATCCCCTTGCTGTGCGACCTCATCTTCCGGAGCGGGTCATGCGACAGTTTGGGTATATACATACGATCTCGCGCCACCCTAGTGTGATAGATAGATCTTCCGCAGCTGAGGCTGTTGATGCGACATTCGCAGATTATGTGCCGTACTTGTTCCCTGAGAGCGACCCTGTTATAGAGGAGGGACATGCGGTGGGCGGTTATATGGATTGGTACGCCAGAGTGTCTCATTGTTTCATCATACCGGATGAGAGGAGGATTGATCTCAGTGCAGtg GCTGCTTTGCGTAGGGCTTTAGAAGTCCTAGAGCTGTCATTTGAGGTGGATGATGCTTTGCTGCCATGCACACAGGCCCGCGCTTTAACTGAGAGAGCACTTCGCATCCTCCAGGACTTGGCTGGGACACAGGGCATTGCTTACGCTGCTGGGAGATGA
- the LOC130736031 gene encoding uncharacterized protein LOC130736031 has product MLEGVHNHEPARSLVGHSYASRLTEEEKVQVDSMNNNWVPPRHMLATLKENNPGNLSTITQVYNRIKKVKELDRGPLTEMQYFLKKLAEANYVLFERHEEDSGVIMELFWAHPNAIKLFNTLPHVVIMDCTYKTNKFQIPLLEMVGLTSTGLTYSIAFCYMTRERTPDYVWALECMKSLLADPARLPGVIVTDRELALLSVVQNIFPEATHLLCLFHINKNVEAKCKLWVDTTDFKALVMQKWNEVVYAETATQFEEEWSDMCDMCKDHPKFTSYIYDTWLVHKEKFVKAESAHASLKKMLRNGKGNLCDSWEAVDRLTIVRHNAIQASFERSINIVEHRFKSPMYKNMRGFVAKHALHLMYDEQNRFWGHGEKCGCVMKVTHGLPCACALQSMTTIPYAAVDPLWKILSWEQVPVVESQTSNSGCMPPEIEALIAHFNTLDDAGQSMLRRKLKELYCPQISSLCPPEVKIKHNQSSKERKTKPPRGQSIESTQRYLSHWEHVDNQTKEQEAKASKRKPRLTKTPKTTPTSQAPKSKNKKAMTATGSKIYLPKLPSFLWPYIHEVIDVVANGNCGYRAVAALLDLQNGQDGWPRIREELIVELTLYEKHYTCMWGYDVSH; this is encoded by the exons ATGTTGGAAGGggtacacaaccatgaaccagctagatCTTTGGTTGGCCATTCCTACGCTAGTCGACtaacagaagaagagaaggttcAAGTCGACAGCATGAATAATAATTGGGTCCCACCGAGACACATGTTGGCCACTTTGAAGGAAAATAATCCGGGTAACTTGTCTACAATCACTCAAGTGTATAATCGCATCAAAAAAGTTAAAGAATTAGACCGCGGGCCACTTACAGAGATGCAATATTTCCTAAAGAAGTTGGCAGAAGCCAACTATGTTCTCTTCGAAAGACATGAAGAAGATTCGGGTGTCATTATGGAACTTTTCTGGGCTCATCCTAATGCTATTAAACTCTTCAACACACTCCCTCATGTGGTaatcatggattgcacatacaagacaaacaaattccaaattccattGCTTGAAATGGTTGGCCTCACTTCTACTGGTCTGACTTACTCCATTGCATTTTGCTACATGACTCGTGAGCGCACACCTGACTATGTTTGGGCCCTGGAGTGCATGAAGTCTCTGCTTGCTGACCCTGCCCGATTACCTGGAGTGATTGTGACTGATAGGGAATTGGCTTTACTCAGTGTTGTTCAGAATATTTTTCCTGAGGCTACCCATTTACTATGCCTAttccacataaacaagaatgttGAGGCAAAGTGCAAATTGTGGGTTGACACAACAGATTTTAAAGCCTTAGTGATGCAAAAGTGGAATGAAGTGGTATATGCGGAAACAGCTACACAATTTGAGGAGGAATGGAGCGacatgtgtgatatgtgtaaggACCATCCAAAGTTCACATCGTACATTTATGACACTTGGTTGGttcacaaggagaaatttgtGAAG GCTGAAAGTGCACATGCAAGCTTGAAGAAGATGCTTAGGAACGGCAAGGGTAACCTGTGCGATTCATGGGAAGCAGTTGATAGGTTGACCATTGTACGCCACAATGCAATacaagcatcgtttgagcgcagtattaaCATTGTAGAGCACCGTTTCAAGTCTCCAATGTATAAGAATATGAGAGGATTCGTTGCTAAACATGCCCTTCACCTAATGTATGATGAACAAAACAGATTTTGGGGTCATGGTGAGAAATGCGGTTGCGTGATGAAAgtcactcatggactaccttgcgcttGTGCACTTCAGAGTATGACAACAATTCCGTATGCAGCAGTTGATCCATTATGGAAGATACTTTCTTGGGAACAAGTGCCTGTTGTGGAGAGTCAAACCTCAAACAGTGGATGCATGCCGCCAGAGATTGAGGCCTTGATTGCTCATTTCAATACCTTGGATGATGCAGGCCAAAGTATGCTGAGAAGGAAGCTTAAAGAGCTTTATTGTCCTCAAATCAGTTCATTGTGTCCTCCTGAAGTGAAGATAAAGCACAATCAATCGTCCAAGGAGAGGAAAACCAAACCTCCTAGAGGTCAATCAATAGAATCCACCCAGCGTTACCTTTCACATTGGGAACATGTTGACAATCAGACCAAAGAACAAGAAGCAAAAGCTAGCAAGAGGAAACCTAGGCTCACcaaaactcctaaaacaactccaACATCACAAGCTCCTAAGTCAAAGAACAAGAAGGCTATGACGGCCACCGGCTCCAAAATCTACTTACCGAAGTTGCCATCTTTTTTATGGCCATATATACATGAAGTGATAGATGTTGTCGCGAATGGTAACTGTGGATACAGAGCCGTCGCTGCATTGCTGGACCTTCAGAACGGTCAGGACGGTTGGCCTCGGATTAGGGAAGAGCTGATTGTAGAACTCACACTCTATGAGAAACACTATACATGCATGTGGGGTTATGATGTG AGCCACTAA
- the LOC130736032 gene encoding uncharacterized protein LOC130736032 — translation MEQDPPSTFIRPCKRQDNLSSSSRPLIPGPAGAVQAAMIHRRSTDDKPNISTQQFVRQVLQDGHNIDPDFQSNAWLSTLQLNGSATPLGAITHHHEGVDHVLAVIKSYNPNGFGDATVTLKDPTSTVGASIHHKVFTESVFAKDITVGSVLLLQKVAVFSPRKSTCYLNITLSNVVKVFPKDSAPPPGSFTNITED, via the exons ATGGAACAAGATCCACCATCAACCTTCATCCGCCCTTGCAAACGCCAAGACAACCTTTCCTCCAGCTCCCGTCCTCTCATTCCCGGCCCAGCTGGCGCCGTCCAGGCCGCCATGATTCACCGCAGATCCACCGACGACAAACCAAACATTTCAACCCAACAATTCGTCAGGCAAGTCCTCCAAGACGGCCACAACATCGATCCCGATTTCCAATCCAATGCTTGGCTTTCAACCCTGCAATTAAACGGATCTGCCACTCCTCTGGGCGCAATCACTCACCATCATGAAGGAGTAGATCACGTCCTCGCTGTTATCAAATCCTACAATCCCAATGGGTTTGGAGATGCAACAGTTACACTCAAG GACCCTACGAGCACTGTTGGCGCTAGTATCCATCACAAGGTCTTCACTGAAAGCGTATTTGCGAAagacataactgttggatctgttctgcTTCTCCAAAAG GTCGCTGTGTTCTCTCCTAGAAAGTCTACTTGTTATCTGAATATAACCTTGTCCAATGTAGTCAAG GTATTTCCAAAGGACAGTGCACCTCCACCTGGAAGCTTCACAAACATAACTGAAGATTAA